In the Phaseolus vulgaris cultivar G19833 chromosome 7, P. vulgaris v2.0, whole genome shotgun sequence genome, one interval contains:
- the LOC137829938 gene encoding mitochondrial import receptor subunit TOM9-2 translates to MASQGRRGGVSLPDRPSNSSSVLAKISRSSIVVRGKEAAGDAAFVAKKLLRSTGKAAWIAGTTFLVLVVPLIVEMDREQQLNDLELQQASLLGTPAPK, encoded by the coding sequence ATGGCGTCCCAAGGCAGAAGAGGTGGAGTATCGCTTCCTGACAGGCCCAGCAATTCCAGCTCCGTCCTCGCCAAGATCTCGCGCTCCTCCATCGTCGTCCGTGGTAAGGAGGCCGCCGGTGACGCTGCTTTCGTGGCGAAGAAGCTCCTCCGGAGCACCGGCAAGGCGGCGTGGATCGCTGGCACCACCTTCCTCGTCCTCGTCGTTCCCCTCATTGTGGAGATGGACCGCGAACAGCAGCTCAACGACCTCGAGCTCCAGCAGGCCAGCCTCCTTGGCACCCCTGCCCCCAAATAA
- the LOC137829936 gene encoding LOW QUALITY PROTEIN: auxin-responsive protein IAA11-like (The sequence of the model RefSeq protein was modified relative to this genomic sequence to represent the inferred CDS: inserted 5 bases in 4 codons), translating into MEEPHKPDQTCGPTLPNALSXFLSLSDTHTLSHFHQHSHLXPFIILFFFSKNSTPFKXHSPFGLFFLNFPKRQIXLVLSGCASVGSMSTVSKDDNLVLSSEDSSCPEESEIELGLGLSISGPPSKSHHHVHAHAPSPYARIFTAKAFPSSATPSPSSSSSSSPNITAGTKRAAESLVANNRPSQVVGWPPLRTYRVNSCNIHAKSTEVFDSVTEKSKGNNTVVRKSADNGNDYNINAKEKRQLRSSLFIKVNMDGIPIGRKVDLSAHSSYETLAQTLEDMFNESTTVTTCKGANGEDHGIIIGGEMHSKLLDGSSKFVLTYEDKEGDWMLVGDVPWGMFLSSVRRLRIMRTSEANGLAPRLEENIRQKCKPI; encoded by the exons ATGGAGGAACCGCACAAACCAGACCAGACATGTGGGCCCACACTGCCTAATGCCCTTT cctttctctctctctccgaCACACACACTCTCTCTCATTTCCATCAACATTCCCACCT ACCGTTTATTATacttttcttcttctccaaAAACTCAACTCCCTTCA TTCATTCACCCTTTGGCCTGTTCTTCCTCAATTTCCCAAAAAGACAGA GTTTGGTTCTGAGTGGTTGTGCTAGTGTTGGGTCGATGTCAACTGTGTCTAAAGATGACAACTTGGTGCTGTCTTCGGAGGACTCTTCTTGCCCAGAAGAGTCTGAGATCGAATTGGGTCTTGGGTTGAGCATCTCTGGCCCTCCTTCTAAGTCTCACCACCATGTCCATGCTCATGCTCCTTCTCCTTATGCTAGGATTTTCACTGCCAAGGCTTTTCCTTCTTCAGCAACAccatcaccttcctcttcttcctcttcttctcccAACATCACTGCTGGCACCAAGAGAGCTGCTGAATCTCTTGTTGCAAATAATCGTCCCAG TCAAGTAGTTGGATGGCCTCCACTTCGGACATATAGAGTGAATAGCTGCAATATCCATGCAAAATCAACAGAAGTATTCGACTCAGTGACTGAGAAGAGTAAGGGCAATAATACTGTGGTAAGGAAGAGTGCTGACAATGGCAATGATTATAACATTAATGCCAAAGAAAAAAGACAGCTCAGGAGTTCCTTGTTCATCAAGGTAAATATGGATGGGATACCTATTGGGAGGAAGGTTGATTTGAGCGCTCATAGTTCCTATGAAACCTTAGCACAAACGTTGGAGGATATGTTTAACGAATCAACTACAGTCACCACTTGCAAAG GAGCAAATGGTGAGGATCATGGAATTATTATTGGAGGAGAAATGCATTCAAAATTGTTGGATGGATCTTCCAAGTTTGTGCTCACTTACGAAGACAAGGAAGGAGATTGGATGCTTGTTGGAGATGTTCCTTGGGG GATGTTCCTCAGCTCGGTGAGGAGGCTAAGAATAATGAGGACATCTGAGGCTAATGGACTTG CACCAAGATTAGAAGAAAACATCAGACAGAAATGCAAACCCATATAG
- the LOC137828159 gene encoding plasmodesmata-located protein 1 — MGMIGKSSSLPFLFFFTVFWFLHLPMSDAEETNLVFKGCAEQKLQDPTGIYSRNLKSLLDFLVSQSEKKAFFTTTSGEGQNVIMGLYQCRGDLSNTACCDCVSKIPEMLENLCGKVVASRVQLSGCYLRYEIVGFTQVPETQLLYKVCGSKKDSSDDGFDERRDSAFGMVESGVKNAGNLFYTGSYQSLYVLGQCEGDLAKDDCGDCLKSAEDQAKAECGDPISAQIYLHKCFISYSFYPKEGRSSSAGSLGQQETQKTVALAVGGFAALGFLIACLLFLKSLLKKKGEKY, encoded by the exons ATGGGTATGATCGGAAAAAGTTCCTCTCTaccctttctttttttctttactgTTTTCTGGTTCCTTCATCTTCCCATGTCAGATGCAGAGGAAACAAACTTGGTTTTCAAGGGCTGTGCAGAGCAGAAACTACAGGACCCAACTGGGATATACTCACGGAACCTGAAATCCCTCTTGGATTTTTTGGTGTCACAATCTGAAAAAAAGGCCTTCTTCACCACAACCTCTGGAGAAGGCCAGAATGTGATCATGGGTCTGTATCAATGCCGAGGGGACCTCTCAAACACTGCTTGCTGCGACTGCGTGAGCAAGATTCCTGAGATGCTTGAAAACTTGTGTGGCAAGGTGGTAGCTTCGCGTGTTCAGCTTTCTGGATGCTACCTGAGGTATGAAATTGTTGGATTCACGCAGGTGCCTGAGACTCAATTGCTTTACAAGGTTTGTGGTTCCAAGAAAGATAGTTCTGATGATGGGTTTGACGAGAGAAGGGACTCTGCATTTGGTATGGTGGAAAGTGGTGTGAAAAATGCTGGAAACTTGTTTTACACAGGGAGCTATCAGTCTCTCTATGTGTTGGGCCAGTGTGAGGGTGATTTGGCCAAAGATGATTGTGGGGATTGTCTGAAGAGTGCTGAGGATCAAGCCAAAGCTGAGTGTGGTGACCCTATTTCTGCACAAATTTATCTACACAAATGCTTCATTAGCTACAGCTTTTATCCTAAGGAAGGAAGGTCATCTTCTGCAG GATCACTGGGGCAACAAGAGACACAGAAGACTGTAGCTCTTGCAGTGGGAGGGTTTGCAGCTTTGGGTTTCTTAATTGCTTGTTTGTTATTTCTCAAGTCATTGCTGAAGAAAAAAGGTGAAAAGTATTGA